The Drosophila yakuba strain Tai18E2 chromosome X, Prin_Dyak_Tai18E2_2.1, whole genome shotgun sequence DNA segment gccCGTCGGGCTGTCTTAAACCAACTTAATATGAGCACCAACTTGAGTTTGCTTAACCGCAGCTGTTCGAGTCTTCCATATTGATcgtagttttgtttttattttttttttggcctgaatcaaattttggaaaaatatCGAATAACGTGTGCTATTTGTGTgtgcaaaatcaaatttttccTGAATCGTTTTGTTAGTTAGCATAGGAGAAGATTGTTGCTCATACTTTAAGTAGGATTTCCAGAGTATAAGCCAATTGCCATTTAAGTTCATATTTTACCATTCAAATGCCGTCAGCAGAGAGACCAATCACCGGCTCTATTGTTATCAGCGTTTTTTGTTCCGAGCGATTTTATATTTGACTTTATTTTGGCCTTCGCTTGGGTAAATAAAACGTGGTCTAGAGCTTCTACTATAAATTGACACGGCATTTTCGGATCCCTCAGAGTTAGATAGGAGATAGTGTCGAAATGAAGTTGACAAAGTTAATGCTGCTCCTCGTGTGCCTGGGGATTTTCGTAACCCTGGCGGTGAGTGCCGATACGGACTTGGATTCGGTCGCTGATTCCGATGAGAATACAACCGGATCCACAGCAACCTCAACCGCGGATTCCAGTGCCACGGAGAGTTCCAGTTCATCGGATGATGATACTGGCAGTAGCTCCGATGTGGACGATGGTTCCGCGGATGATTCCGATTCCGGATCCGATACGGATGACGACACCGCTACTACAGCTCCAGTGATAAAGAAGAAAGCCAATAAAAAGAAGGCCAACAACAAGAAACGTGctagcaacaacaagaagaaggccagcaacaacaggaaggccagcaacaacaatcgcaAAAGGAGGGCatccagcaacaacaaaaagaaaacgtcTAACAACAACAGGCGCAGGAACAACAACGCCAGGAGGCGTGGTTAGAGCGAAAATGGTTgaagaaacaacaacatgaGGACTATGTgcataatacatttttttttttcatgaTTCAATAATTGATTGGTGCATTGGTCTGATTCGAAAAGTACACAAAAAACACTGTATTTTTTTGGGAGATGCTTAAAAAAGCGGTTGGGAAAAAAGGCGAGGAAACCCAATTCGGTTGAAATTAACAAATGCAATCTGGTTGAACGAATCGTGTGGGTAAACACAAAAAGTTCGTGGGAAAAACTATGACTATGCCTTCATTTTAAAGAGATACATTTAAAGTGTAACAATACGTCTGCCAACACAAGCACTTTTAACAAAGGCAgacataaaaaccaaaacaaatatgtgtTGCACTCTAAGCGAGAACAAAAGGTGTCCATCGACGAGCTTCAATTTGAAATCACAAAATATTATGGACACAATGCACATAGAATGTGCCGCAAACTAggcaacaatatttttataacaatGTGTTGTGTGTAGTGGTGTGTTGTGATGTGGCGTGGTGTGCTGTGAAGGAAAATGCCTGTCAAAATCTCAACAGGTGTCGATGACTTATCGATGGCTGGCTTTCAAGCTAGAGCCTTCAAACCGTCCACAATCTACTCAATTATCCAGGCTATATAAGTTATTCAGGCTTAACtgacacaaacacacacacaagcacacatatacacacgcacacttcGGTCctgggaaaatgaaaatcaacaGCTTTTCTCCGTTGGCCAACTTCCTGCGGTGACTCAAAGTTTCTGTCACTCTAACTTTTCTAATTCGATTAAGTTGACTAActgcaaattgatttcattgtaAGTCGCTAATTGGCCGACTTCATTGACCTAACTTTTAAGTTGGTCCGCTTAAAATTGGTTGCCACTAGTCGATATTGTATGACGCATGGGTCACGACGGGGTTTTAATACGTTATTTTGGCCAAACAGTTGTACAAACATTGCGAAACAGCGAAATAATTAGTTGGGCTCCGCTCTCCAGGCTCgccaaaatgtattttttgttgcgGCTTTCGCTCTAATTCACTTTGCTGACAACCCACTTGAAGGTCGACTGTTTTCTATTTCCCCgttcaaaaagtttttattttattttaatgattaAGATTCaacaagtttttattttattttaaagattaAGAGCTTCAAAGGGCTGAGAGTGTATTAAATGCGTGGTAGTTGAAAGGTTTTCTAGTTTTTAATTCTACTTCAATACTTGTAAAATAAAGTAAGCTTTGAATGACAAGCACGAGcatgtatataatatataatgtaGACATGAAATTTATAGCACTACAAGCAGATCATATTCCACTGAAAATACgggttttattaaaatttattgaaaatccTTTTAACACTATCATTAATCATTTAATCACTATCATTTCCTGTTGTAGGCATGTAAACGGGCCCAATTGGGGGTAATATATATCAGTACTCACCGAACGTTGGCCAGAGTGTGACGACGATTCTTGAGGTACCGACTGTGGTACTTCTGCAGGTCGCCGATGGACCCCTGCTCCGCCTGCATCTTGCTGGTGGGCAGTAGCTGCGAGTTGCTGGGGTGCGAGGTGGCGAGGGCGGATGCAGACGACGAGGTCAGCCGGTGGTGTGCGGCAacgctggcgctgctgctgttctggGTGGTGGTCGCGGTGCCGCCGGTGGTGCTGCTTGAGGCCAAGGTCTCGTTCGAGTTGCTGCCGATAACAGTGGTGGCCGATGAGGAGCCACCCGCCGATCCAATGGGCGCAAGGACGATTCGCGACCAGCAGGACTTGTGCGGCTTGCGGAACTTTAGTTTGATGCGCGGCGAGGGCGTCGAGGAGGTACCTATTGGCAATTGAAATATGTACATTAATCACGGCATTAATAAATGACATTTAGTGTGGTTTGTGAATTGAAATATTGCAACTAAATTCTCTTCTGTGTAGTTAGCACCCTCTGTTGACCGCCGACCTACCTGCAATGTACTCCTGAGCTTGCTGACCCCCAGTGGGCACTGCACCCGCCGATGACGAAGTGGCCGATGAGTGATGGACGCTTTCGCAGCTGCCACAGTAGCCACTGGGTATGGTGATTGGCGGCGGCAGAGGCTGATTGTCCTTCAGGCTCGACTGGTGTTTAAAGTTGGCCTGATCggactcctcctcctccttgatATGCGGCAACGGTGAAGTCTGCGGTTGGCAACTGCAACGCTGCTGATTCTGGTTCGGATTTGAGTTCGGATTttgattgggattgggattggagtTTTGGCCTTGATTTTGCACTACACTCGGGCAGGGATTCGTAGAGGGATTGCTGCCGCTGTACAGGGTGACCTGGCTGAGGATGTTGCCGCTACTGGGCACAAAATGTGGTTGTGATTGCAAGAGtggttgctgcagctgctgctgcaccaccGCGGTGGGTGAGACACTGGCGTCGCTCAGTGTTTCTGGTTCCGCTCGGCGGGCAACCAGACCGCTGGCCAAACTGGCGGCTGCTATATCCGCCGCACTCAGCTGCTGGTCCAGCTCCTCGTCGACGTCGTTGATCAGGGTCTTTAGGGAGATCGGGGTGGTCACCGATGTATCAATGGTGTCAGCCAGCGAATGCTTCTTCGTTCCGCCGCCGATGCCGCCGTAAAGATCCAGCTGAGATCCAGATCCGGATCCGGTGCGGTTCAGAAGAtcgtcctcctccttcttgTTCCGCTCCTGCAAATCGCGCTTTTGCTCCGCGGCCTTATCCAGATTACTATCCTCCGGAATGACCTTGAGCTCGTCCGGCGTCTGGGCTGGTGTTTGGGGCGGACTTGTGGCGGGGGCTGCGGAGCCGCCCCCGCGACAAGGGAGGCAACACCGAAACACTGTGCCACCGAAGCACTTTGTTCTTGCCTTTGATTTCCGCttgccactcccactgccactcccgctgccacacccaccgccgccgctgccactCCCACCGCCCCCTCCAACGCCGCCACTGGCTGCCAGGCCGTTGGCACTGCAGCTGCCACCTAATCCCTGGCCGTTTCCGGTcccgcttccgtttccggtgccgttgctactgccactgccgcGATGCTAAAAATGCAATAAGACCGAATCCAATATCAATacctttgttttgcttttaacATTTTGAAGAGTGGTTTGGTcacaaaatatacaattattaaatcaaatggaaacttgtttaatgatttaatttacaagtgttctcttgtatattttgtaGCGATAaccaaacttttaaaataaaatagagcATAGGGCTGTTGTTAATCCTATTTCCCCTCCACCTTGGCCACATTCTTGTTACGCGAGAAACCCTGCGTAAAACGAGCCAATCGCATCATTCCCACTTCGATTGGGAGCTATCTGTATCGcgaaaacattattttttatcaagcCGAGTTCTGTAAGGAAACAAATGAGAAAACAGCGAATtagaaaaaatcaataaaggATAAATACCATATTCCTATATAATATTCAGCACaaagtatttacttatttGGCGACAATATTTAACAAAGCCTTTAGTAATGTAcatctatatatgtacatgtatcCACTTGCTTAACTGCAATTACCTCTCTAATATTTTCTACATGGCATTTTTGATTAACATTCCTTTAGGTTTGACATTCCCCGACGCACTTCTGTGTTAATTAGCGTATGAATTCGCATTTCGACTTGGCCATAAGCTACACGGTCCCCCCCAAAAAGGCCACTTACTTTCCCCCATTTTCGACTTGTTCTCCCGCCTGAAAGTATTCCACCTGGCTGGCTATGCGGATGAAAGTGGGTTAGTCACATATTTGAGTTTGCACAGGGACAGACGCCAGCTGCACAAACTGACCCACATCCTGGCTATGTGGCTATATTACTATACTACTATATATGGCTATATAGTTATATGACAGCTTTATCCACTTTAGTTTCCCCTTAATTAGTACCTCGTCGGTCATCGGAGAAGCCGCTGTTATTTTGGGCGAGAGATAATGGAATGGAAACTGCTGCTGATAGTCCTGCCGTGGCTGCTTGTCAGCAAGGTTTTTTATAAGGTCGAGGACTTTACGGAGCCTGATGTCGTTTACCAAAGCATCGACTATCATCCGGAGGACTACATCGACTCCTTTACCGACTTCCAGAAGCATGACTACTTTCAGTATTGAAAGTATGCTagtgtttcatttttgtttatttttttgtatgttaAACAGTCTTTAATAAAGCGttgtgtattttaaataattcttcagcgaatttttcattaattcAGTCTGTAATAATCAAATCAGGCAAAAGATTGGAAGGTCATGatgaaaaacataattttgcTTAAGTTTGGTTTGCGATCAACTGGAAAAATCTTAAGCTAAGCAACCAAATTGATGACATATTTAAAGGGTAAATATTAACGAATATattgtataaaaaattattatcagtctattaatatttaaacagcCTTGTGGAAAAGGCCAAAGTAGTTTTTGACTAGTCTATTAACGTAAATAATTTTTCAGACCAGCTAAATTTATACTGCGCCATAAAGCCAAAGCATCTTTGAACAAGTGACGAGAAAGTTCGcattcatttttgcattaaaataaaatcgcgcaaaataaaatcaaatatttaaacaattgaCAAAAAACCCATTTGCAATGTTCCAAATGGAGTATTCATTTGTAAACGAAAGCAGTCGACCTCGAAAACGAAATCTTTATACTCCAGCAACAGCTTGCCAAATTGTTGCATTTGGATATTTGCTTAGTTCAAACACGAATATTACAACAAACTAAGGTAAACAAATTATGCCTGATATGTACTGCGTTGATctttattttggtttattcAAGAGAATAATGTGGAGCAATAATACAGAGCACTTCAGCAGCTTTTTATAGCACACTTTTGCGGGGAGATTGTTTATTGGATCTTTCGTTTTATAAATGAACAAAGTTCCTCATGTTTAAAATGGTTTATTCATTTTTCTACATGGAAAATTATACTGgagtaaaaaataatacaattgcaaaaattcctaaaaatacacaaatacttttttgccaaattatgtcagcagttttggccaaaacaaagagAACGTTTAAGGCAAGACAAAAACCACGAATCATTTTCTATTGCTCATTGTGCCCAATTGTTCAAACAGCCAAGTTTGAGAAGTgcaaatatataatatgaCTTTTATGGAATGtccaaattatatttttacgTACAAGATTTGAGTAATTTTGTTACGTAATTGTATAGCTGTGATAATTAGTATAAAAGACCACGGCTTTCTGTCTGCAGACATCAGTTGTCCAGTCACTGGCCATCCATCATGCGGTACTCCTGTGTCCTTTTGCTTCTGGCCACCGTTGCCTGTTGTCTGTTGATCCCACAGATTagcgccaccaccaccactaccactgCTGCTACCACCACCACTTCCGCCTCGGCCACCACTACCACCGCGGCCACCACAACCACTACCACAGCTGCGACCACAACCACCACGTCCTCCtccacaaagaaaaaaaaaaagaggaggaTAAGACGCCATAACACTATTATACGTAGAGGAAATAAGAAACGCATTATCCATAGGCACCATTCCGACGGAGATAGCTCCGACGATCGCACCAGCACACGCAACCGTCGTCgtcgccgcagcagcagcagcagcagtggcagcaccAGTAGCCGCAGAAGCCGTAGCAGTGTCAACAGTCGGAGCAGCCGCAGAAGATCCCGACGTGCCTGGCGTCTGTAGAATTGAAAAAATTGGGCAACCGAGCCAACTGATCTGATTCTGACCTCTATGAaaacttataattttttttttgttttttccgtTCAAAACACTTAAGGCAAATAAACTGAATAATATCCATATTAGTTCACTCTGCTTTTCAATACCACCCAAAGCACaagcaaaaagaaataatttagATGAAATCGTTTGAAAAGGCGTCGCTATGTCGTTATTATACCACTTCTTatttaaccatttaaaatttgacttaaaaaaacatacataaaagCATACATAGCATGCtcctaaaataaatactatgtattgtaattttaagtatttttaagTACGATTTACTAAACTACTTATACAGTTTTtgttcaaaatattaaattcgtaCGTGTAAAAAGTTCAGGCAAGCTACAAAAGAAGGCAACAAATTTATGgcaaaatcattttaattggttaacatttttttattattggcTTAAGTGAATTTGATTAAAGCTGGATTGTTTCGTGTTTTGAAAGTCATAGTATACTTCTTAgggtaaataattaaatgacAGAATATGAAGTTTAATTTTATCGAATaaatatcatcatcattgACAAACCTGGAATTACGTTGACGTTAGTGGCATAACTAATGAAAATAGAGACgactttatttaaaaaaaaagaacaagcTTCATATAAAAGTAGATTAACATGACTCTTCTACGTATGCAAATTAATCTGTTTAAGCAATTGTACCAATACGAAAAATAGcaaattttgtttggccaaaataTGTACTTTGCTTTGGCTGACACAGTTTGGCCGAAGACGATAGGCCCGTTGGAGAAGTTGACTATAAAAGCTGGCTTGCGATCTTCAAACTACCATCAGTTGCAAGGCATCCAGCATTTGCTCACCATGAAGATCACCCTAGTACTCGTAATTCTCGCCACCTTCCTCGGCTGTGCGGTGATCCACCAGTCGGAGGCGGCCTCATCCCCCACGACCACTTCTGCCACGGCCACCACCACTACTTCCGCCTCGGCCACCACCACTACTTCCGCCTCGGCCACCACCACAACTGCAGCCTCATCCAgcagtgaaaaaaaaagaagactGTCAGGCACACTAAGCGAAAAACCAAGCATGGCAAAAAGGTCAAGATAATCAAAAGGAGAAGGGGTCTCAAGAGTCGCAGCAGTAGGAACCGCGGATCGGAAGAATAAGCAATCCCGGACCAACAAGGAACACACGCCAATTCAAATCCAAGCCAATGACGTCGATCCAACTGTTTTCATAGTTTATAAGATTAGAAgtattgtttataaaaaaagcaaatataaaaaataatataaaaagatttaactttttttcaaGAAAATGACACTGATTATGGTTATATTTATGGAGTTATAAGtaacgaaaatgaaattatacCCAAGTTGCAAGGCGAcagtcaaataaaatatatattttattttttttcaatgtgATTCCATTTAAGCGTTCATTGAAATCGTTATACCCATAATGCATTAAGGAAATTTATTAGTAGATTggtatatataaaacaagacATCCTTAAAAATCTAATAATAATGgttataattatatatgtaaatattaaatttatatttagagTGTGCAACTATGTACTCAAATACGTTTTTACTGCGAACACCATGTTATATAGATTCAGGTACGCTAGATGTTACCAAATTGTGTAACATGTTCAAATACACTTTTATCTTATCGATAAGTATCGAATTTTTCCTTGAATAGGCTCGTGATCTTTGATCACTGTCACGGGAAACGAGAGACTTAAAAGAgtcacaaaaacatttaaaagaaCGTTAATAAACCAAAACCGGTTCGTCTTGATTACCAACACCATCGTATCCTGCGTTTTCTTTCCCAATGTCTaggcaatatttttttttatgattttttaattgacttGCAGATGACATATAAAAGTATTAAgcttataaactaaaaaaacatTTCGGTCATGGGGTTCAGCATCGGGATTGCCGTGGATTGTTCCTGGATCGCTTATTCTTTCGATCTGCGGTTCCTACTGCTGCGACTCTTGAGACCCCTTCTCCTCCTGACTTTCGTTATTTTATCGGACTTCTTGGTCTTCTTCCTAGTGTGCCTGACagtcttcttctttttttcacTGCTGGATGAGGCTGCAGTTGTGGTGGTGGCCGAAGCGGAAGTAGTGGTGGTGGCCGCGGCGGAAGTAGTGGTGGTGGCCGAGGCGGAAGTAGTGGTGGTGGCCGTGGCAGAAGTGGTCGTGGGGGATGAGGCCGCCTCCGACTGGTGGATCATCGCACAGCCGAGGAAGGTGGCGAGGATTACGAGTACTAGGGTGATCTTCATGTTGAGCAAATGCTGGATGCCTTGCAACTGATGGTAGTTTGAAGATCGCAAGCCAGCTTTTATAGGAAAATTTCGCACCTGGGTTTTTGCTCTTCTGTCAAATTGTGTCAGCGCAAACAAGGAAGCCATTATTGGCTAAACAAAAATTAGCAACTACTTGTTTTTGCACAATTGTTCAAACATTCGAGATGCCTTTACTTTATAAATAACTATATGATGTGCATCAATGTGTAagttcttcttttttattatttttaacatcaatttcAGTTAgcgatttattattaatattggTGAAAATATTTCGATATTATTTTGAGGTCcaagcattttatttacatgaACGTCTAAATGTCAGTACAAAATCTGAAGTCCTTTTAAATAAGTTGATTAAAATGCAGACGagcattaaacatttattcgCCAAGGTTTCTCTGGGCCTTAAAGTGGCGTTTCCATTGAAATCCATTAGCAAAAAACCGAACTCGGGGAAGCCCGCAAAAGCCCCAAAAGAAACATTTTGCAAACGGCAAAATACTCGTAAGCAAAAACTTTTCAGCCCAAAAAAGTGAAGGGGGAAATTCGAAAAGCTGTTGCCATAGATaccgcacactcacacacatatgtacatatgtacgagAAAAAACATTAAgagaaaaaaccgaaaacaacaGCCACGAATTTCCTAACGAAAGAGGCGTCAGGTGGTGGCCAAAATATTTGGAGCATGAAGACCACTGAGCAAACAGGCAGATAAAACTCCACTCGAGTTAAACTCTTTAGAGTTGCCATTCCGAAATTAATAATTGTCTTGATACTAAAGCATAGTTTGCGGACTAACTGAAAAAGAAGCCTTTTGGATATGCAAGAATAAACTCACATCCATTTTGCATCCATTCTAAAATACTAAGAAACTGTAGTCCcccaaaactcaaaaaaaaaaaaaaatggacaGACttcaaaatatcaaattacatATGAAAATTAGCACAAAAATTTTTGGCTTAATCATGAAATCATGAAAAGATATCTTAAATCAGAAAAACTCAGCCCGCAATTTCAACAAATCGAAAGACTAGTCCTCAAACGAGCTTTTTTGTTACACAGTCCGCCCGATTGAGCCATAAAGCAGAGAATGTACGTATAtttgttattgatttttattgagACATTTGCAAAATTAATGATGCGGGTGGGTATTTCCACTCGGGAAACTTTCCCGACTTGTCGAATGATGACCGGCATTAATAAATCAATAGCGTTTTGATGGCAAATAATTCGAGATCTGCTCCGGGAATGCAGCCATACGCATTGGGGCATCGATGGCCCACATCCTGCGTATCCTTTTGCCACATCCTCGAAATTCCCCACCGACCTTTGCCTtctagtgtgtgtgtgtgtgtgtgtgttcgggTCTTGCTTGGCGACTTCTAATACCCAGGGGCCGGGTAGACAAATTCGTTACAATAGACCTAATTTAGTAGTAGTTAAGTCATTTGAAGAATTGAATATGTTTCATTGgtcaaatttatatattcaacTATACATATAGGTAGGgataaatattgtttataattaaaatatacaatacaaaaaaaatgtatggtGGGTATGTATCTATGATTTTTTATGTGTATTCATGCTGCATGCAAAGTTACTCCGTTTGTTTGGGCCAATTAAATACGCAAATACGAGAATGAAAACCAACTTGCATGGAGGAGGAAAATGCG contains these protein-coding regions:
- the LOC6524326 gene encoding pre-intermoult gene 1 protein, translated to MKLTKLMLLLVCLGIFVTLAVSADTDLDSVADSDENTTGSTATSTADSSATESSSSSDDDTGSSSDVDDGSADDSDSGSDTDDDTATTAPVIKKKANKKKANNKKRASNNKKKASNNRKASNNNRKRRASSNNKKKTSNNNRRRNNNARRRG
- the LOC6524327 gene encoding protein new-glue 4, whose protein sequence is MEWKLLLIVLPWLLVSKVFYKVEDFTEPDVVYQSIDYHPEDYIDSFTDFQKHDYFQY
- the LOC122319583 gene encoding protein new-glue 3, with the protein product MRYSCVLLLLATVACCLLIPQISATTTTTTAATTTTSASATTTTAATTTTTTAATTTTTSSSTKKKKKRRIRRHNTIIRRGNKKRIIHRHHSDGDSSDDRTSTRNRRRRRSSSSSSGSTSSRRSRSSVNSRSSRRRSRRAWRL
- the LOC6524330 gene encoding protein new-glue 2, which codes for MKITLVLVILATFLGCAMIHQSEAASSPTTTSATATTTTSASATTTTSAAATTTTSASATTTTAASSSSEKKKKTVRHTRKKTKKSDKITKVRRRRGLKSRSSRNRRSKE